The Dendropsophus ebraccatus isolate aDenEbr1 chromosome 11, aDenEbr1.pat, whole genome shotgun sequence genomic interval ACCCTTGTATCCTGCTGgaattactgtacctccttctctgcctctcagatctcgctgctgtctgatgtttattaatttttatttggtgtgcgttaacgggtagtcttatacggttaGTATATCGCAAacactatattttaactggaaaggtttgggtcatcttatacaccggaaaataccaTAAGTGGGGTTTGGAAAAAAAATGCTACAttttaaaatgtacaaaaaatgaaatattttatTTGAATTTTGTTCTCCTAGGTGGCGCTATTTGGAAAGCTCACTATGTGACTCCAGTCTTTTTCCCAGAAGGTGCAGTGGGCTGTTATAATGCTAGGTTTTGTGCTTGCGAAGGAGACTGTGTTCTTCACCATGACCCTCCATTGTTATTTGAATTATCAGCTGATCCTTCAGAATCCAGCCCTCTTGACCCCCATGTAGACCTATATAAGACTGTACTGAACAGAATAAAGATGGCAGTGGCAGAACATCAGAAAACAGTCAGTGAGGTGCCTGCACAGTTATGCTTCCTCAATAACCTCTGGAGACCCTGGTTACAGCCGTGCTGTGGGACATTTCCTCTCTGCTGGTGTGATAAGGAAGACAGCAATGTCACAGAGATCCTTGGATGATTTCTGTTCTGCAGTTTGGAAATCTtgggtagagatgattgaacctcGGGATTTTTCAGGTTTGATCAAACTtcaacctgccgcatttgattcccgatgcctactcggtccgtagggaaggaggagacagcccgggtaccgcctggaattccgggatacagcctaggtaataggctgtatccgggaattccaggcggtactcgggctgtctccttcttcctcacggaccgggaaggtatagggaatcaaatgcggcaggttagAGAATATTCAAGTTcaatcgaacctgcaaaatcccgaggttcgatcatctctaatctttgGTGGCCATCTTTGAAATGTACTCCAGTTTTATTACCCAACATATATTATGAAGTGGTGGACAAGTTGTATTGTTAAACTTTTGCACTGTTTATTCTATTTGCTTGTAATTCCCCTTCAACATAAGTGGGTAATTTACAATCACAGTaattaaactagatttgcatttccgggaaaatacatagtgcttgaaaagagcccccccttaccagtgacttccagagcgcccctttaccagtgacttccttttaggagaaactttaatcctgggtgccgtctctttaagagcgacttgggtcccatccctttaagagccacatgggttcctttaagagccacctgggtcccttcgctcttaaagggacccaggtcgctcttagagggacctgggtcgctctttaagagcgagctgggtcccttttaagagcgacctgggtcccttttaagagcgacctgggtactgggttaccatgacaatcttactcatgtcagtgagacaaaatcgttaatgaccttccatatattacaaattctattggccaatagtggacatgtgactgtggattgtgtaatacattgcctgacgagaccttagagttcctattggctgctatatttcagctatttgcatatgtgctgtgattggctgttagcggttagagtgtggccattatttgcaatgggccattattttctatgggaaatttggggtctttaaacgtaaatttcttaaaaacgacaaatccgatcaaaacgcCTCACACAgttgagggcttcgaaacgccgtttgaacggagtgtgtgcgcaaagtggtttgggctgtattacgcgcagaaaaatggctggaagaagaagaatacggattacaatatagtgcttttcaagcactataattattgtATAACTATGAAACAAGTGAACAGATCCAGAAATGTTCTTACTGATCCATCACTGAGTAAAGCAATGGGTGACTGTCACACATGATTATTATCCTCAGGATTGATCGTCAATAGCAGAATGGTTGGAGGCCAAATCCTAGCATATTGCTGATCAGCTTTTAGAGagagttcacactgagaaaatttAGCGAAATTCCGACGCaaaatcccgtctgcctcagtgtcagaTGGACCGCTTGTGCGCATCCTCTCTCCACTCAAATaactgacaagtcaattcttcgaGTGAATGAGAACGTAATTTGAGTTCCTTGAAATGCTAATTACCTACTGTATAATGGTTTATCTGCAATACTAAAATGCATGGATGCAGCAGAGATAAACTGAAACACGAAAACTTCCAATAGGTGGTATTAGAGTGAACTTTCTTTATTATGGAGAAGAGCTCATTTTCATAATTTTTTCCCCAGAAAGCATTAAGGTTGACTAAGGTGATCACATAATCAGAAGCTTCATTTGAAGGCTTTGTCATCAGTCATCATATTTTAAGGGAAGAACAATGCTACATGCAAtgaaaaagggaaaaagaaaaaaaaaaaaacacacagtaaGTCAACGGACCTAAGTGTAAGTCAATAGGCTACAGTGGGGCATTAGTGGTATCCACTGTGCTACAGATCCAGCACTGTGTTTTTGTCTGTAGCCACTGTTACTTTTGAGATGAGCTGGTCTTAGGAGGGACAGCGTGGTCTGCCAATCTCTGGccgcggcactgtcccatcttaggctgggttcacactacgtttttgcaatcctttttttgcaaaaaaaaaacggatgaaaaacacggatgcaagtgtgtgcatccgttttgatctgtttttctattgacttccattataaaaaaacgcatccgttttttttttaagcgtacttaaaaacgtggtcgacctcatttttgtgtttgttaaaaaaaacggatccgttttgatctgtctttttttttttttataatggaagtcaatggaaaacggatgcacataaattgcatgttttttttcatcagttttttatccgttttttttgtaaCTCAGCCTTAGTCAGctattggttgagtgggctgtcactcccgagatgagctTGTCTCAAAAGTAACGGTGGCTAaagacagcgggggacaccagcAACCATgcatcaggacaccaggggagcacgaaGAGGAAACATATAGTTATGTTTGCTTTTATGGCAGAAAGATTTAACAAATGTGTTCGCCAACAGCAATCACGCGCTTTGCCCCATAGGCAGGTATTAATAAAAATGTCCTGTGTCTGCTGAAGCCACTGCAAAACCTTCCAATATACATACTGTCACAGTAAACACATGGcacaaagaagtaaaaaaaacaacacacatttATTTAGAGTACATGATAACAGGCAAATGGCAAGCTTTACAGCAACAGTATTAAAGGCCACACAAAGAGGTGATGCACATATAGCATTTTGTTTTAATACATGGTTTTGTCTTGTACTACATGAACAGCTCTAAAAAATTGACCAAGGCCTACCATTTGTATAGACAACTAATAAGAACCCTAAATCCAAAAACCTGTTACATAATGTGTTATATGACTTACATTCCAACTCTTCTCTATTTATCTAATGAAAAGTTGTGGCCAACTAAACAGGACTTCTATGCCATATGAACCGTAAAATGCCACCTTTTTATTTACAATATGGAACCAATAAACCTCCCTGGCAGACGTCTATCGTCTGGCATACAGGTGTATTTCAATTGCGAGACTTGGATAAGCTGCTGTGAGGCTCCTTGGGGCATCAAATAAATAGCCATTATGAATTTCAGTCAGCAGATGTCACGGGACAGTCAGGATTTAACCATGCACACACCCATACATAGAATATCATCATTTATCTAATTTATCTAATGCATATAGGCACAGACAACTCCTAACAGTggtaaagggaatttgtcatcagaaaattacctcaTTGGAGATAAGTATGTTCAGCTAGGCACTGTCGTTTCAACAATCTTGGCATATATCAATAGTACACGTGAATATTGGAAatgctgtaatatatcttatcagacaaaaaggtttctttctcctgttatcaagcatcATCCCTCTCCCTGCTAAACAGAATCAGCTAAGCAACGACTTTTGTTTACTGCTTACAACTTGTAGCTAGCTCAGGGATCAGATTACAAGAtatgcaagtctatggagaggggaggagggagatgggagggggagtgccaGGCAACACACATGCTGCatgaaaaagagaaagaaagctAGAAGGCAACCTGCTGACAAATGCCatatacaggataaataatggccagatatagtgACGCTTTtcttgtacacacacaggacagcctgaaacgacaggcacactttaacCAACTAAAAATATATAGGGAGACAAGCAacaaggtgatacattccctttaacacagCCACAGACCTTTGTGGTCCCAACAAGTCTAAAAAAGAGTGGCAGACAGAAAAAAGCAGTCTAATAAAAGATTATGTTACAATGTGCatttgcacactacggaaatcacgcaCAAAACTTGCCATGGATTAcgtctccccccccacccccacccccccggcaTTCTGCCAAtcctataggctccattctatagtcagatggattccgttgtccgcccaaagaagtgacatgtcaattctttgggcggacaactGAATCCGCCTGAGTACAGAATGGAGTCTAGCAGGAGCGTGCACGGAATCCACTGCaagttatccgtgtgatttcCTTAGCGTGCAAGGGCCCTTAGAAAGAAGTCTGGCCAGGCCTTTAAGCGAAGGCAAAGAGCTGCGCCACTAACAtgtaaacctaaaaaaacacacacaaattcaTGACCTCTTGTCATTTCTGATAATTTTTTCTACAAGCTGTTCTGGAAAGTGTACTTATGACTTCTACTGAACACCACAGCACAGTGACACATGTCAAGGATCCATTTGTGCTCCTTTTTACATGTGGTcattaaaaaagtacaaaaacagtCAAGCACATATCACCATGTCATTTCCAAGGATTAGCCTGCTGTATGTCCAAAGATTACCCCCTCCCACACTATAGGACCTAAGAACTGCAGTTCTTGGTTGTATAATGTTATCCCAGCAGCTGGATGTTCAGATGTGAGTGGATCACATGTGGCCAGACTAACCATAAAGTCCTTAGAATTCTTCATGACCTTAGACAGCGCTTAATGTACTCAATAAATCCTTCCTGAACCGATACGTACAGTATACAGCAACTCCTCCTCGCAAATGGGAGGTGCAAGAAAGTAGTGCAAGCTGTATACTAACTAGCTGGTGTAGATGTGATACAGCCCCATTCCTCACCATCATCTTCTGGTCATAATCATAACCAGAAGTGATTTATGGATTTTCCACCTTCATTCCCCTCCATGAAGCTGATAAAGGTGGAAAAAAACACTTAACTGTATCCAAAGTAACTGGGCATAAATTCTAATTTTAACAATGAGAATATTGATGAACTTACAAAAAGTGTAAATCCATAAACATTCCCATCTTTAACTGTAACTATTTACGCATAGGGGAAAATATATTTCAATAGGGTTGTATGTAACGTAAAACAAATTGTATTTGTTTCCAAGGTATATACAgccaaaagaaacaaaaatattaaaataacaaaaaaaaaaggagggacAGCACAGAAGTACTAACCTAGTTTTGGAAGGAAAGTTAATGTTAACAtttcttgtttaaaaaaaaaacaaaaaaaaaaaaacacaacttagaCGTAACAGGGAAGTCAAACAAAGATGTAAGCTTAAACATGTAACAGTCACAATTTGACCAAGAACATAATTAATGTCCAGAAAATATTTCGGGCTGTGCCGCTTCCAGCTGTCCGCTCGAGCCTGCTGAACTTTCATTCTAAAAAAACACCCTGTAGATGTCGTTCACAGGAATTGCATTCTGGTGGGCAGCTTTAGGACATGTCGGTGATTCAATTCCAGCATCTATTTCGCAAGCAGATTACTTTGAGCTGCAGGAGAAAGCAGAAACACACACATCACAACATGATCGCAATGCCCAGACTAGTGATCATGCAGTAGAATACAAGGAAGCCCAGTGTTGTCACCTCTAGCCATAAGCCCACCAACCCTGAAATACTGTGTATGTCATTTTTGAGTTTAAAAAGCTATGGGATTTCTGCGACAGACTGTCCTCCAAATCTGCAAAGTATTTTACAATGAAGAAATCCATTGTAGGTGCATAggttacatttatttaaaaaaaaaaaagtgattggaAGGCTTTATGTAATGTTCAATGTAATGTCCCCCCTTCAGAGCAGGAGTACATGGTGTCTGCTTTCAGATGAGTAAACAATGAAACATCACTCTATCCATTACCCGGATATGAGGAGAAAGTCAGCTAAATAAATATTCTCTGGGTAATATCAAACAGTGTGCAGGGAAAacagtaataaataataaatagagatgatcgaacctggagcatgctcgagtcgatctgaacccgatcgttcggcatttgattagcggtggctgctgaagttggatagagccataaggctatgtggaacacatggatatagccattggctgtatccatgttttccagacaaccttagaactttatccaagttcagcagccccagctaatcaaataccgaacgttcgggtttggatggactcgaacccgaacccggttcactcatctctaataataaagttaaaaaaagaaagagtccatcaagtttaacctagagaaatcctactgtgttgatccagagaaaggcaaaaacagtcatgaggcagatgccaagtgCCCCATCACacggagaaaattccttcccgactccaatggcaatgagaataatccctgaatcagcgtcctatcacatgaaatctaatgcTCATAACttgtaataatatattttttatccaggcctcccttgaacttatttaaggAATTGGCCATGACAagatcatgtggcagagagttccatagtctcactgctcgtacagtaaagaatccacatctgtgctgatggtcaaacgtagatgtagaggatgcccccttgtaatGGTTAAATGGTTAgaggcctaggtgtaaaaagatcactacaaagatctctgtactgcccGCTGCACTACACCACACTATATGTCAGCATCTCTTTGGTGGTAAGATGCCGAAAGTGTATTATAAAAGGTCATTATAAAACatgagacatgtcatagagacatcatagacatgtcaaaagtttattttataatgacagatacacttaagGGCTAGCTATGATAGTGTATGTGTTGCTGTTTGTGTATAAGggacacataatatacacttctctctcttctctggctGCTCCTGCCTCCTTATCTGTGGCTTTTATTATAGCAAGAAAGGTTTAACCCTTTGACTGCTTTTCTCCAGATATTTCTGGTACATTAGCAGCAGAAGAGCAGTAGAAGGGTTAAACCTGACCTGCTGTAATAAATAAAGAGTTACAGATAAGGAGACGTGAACAGCCTGCGCTGTAGCTACACCTCTGGTTCTCATCTCCCATTactttattagccttggcagctgctgcctggcactgatcactaaagtggAGTTTAcagtccaccaatacccccaggtccttttcagaagcatgATACAGCAGAAGCTACAAATTCTATCCTttataacagggatggggaaccttcagccctccagctgttgcaaaactacaattcccatcatgtctggacaaccgaagctttagctttggctctccaggcatggagggaattgtagttttgcaacagctggagggccaaaggttccccatctctgctttatAACTTATAGCTAAGCAGATCTATGTATCCACCTTTACTCCTTTCACTGCATGTTCATAAATTGAATTATATGAAGAGCATGGAGGAATCAGACACTCCATAAGCAAGCATTCCCTACCACAAAGCCTACCTTGAGGATCTTGGTCTCCTTTATGACTCTCCATGTTCACATTTTCTGGATCTTCTGAAATGAGTTACAATTGTGTAAATCTTAATATCACTAAATGCAGAAGCATAATTGTTCCATATTTACTGAAAGCAGCCAATAATAACCAGAGCTCCTACACAAGccttcattactagagatgagcgaaccccgagcatgcttgagtcgatccgaacccgaacgttcggcatttgattagcggtggctgctgaagttggataaagctctaaggctatgtggaaaacatggatatagtcattggctgtatccatgttttccagacaaccttagagctttatccaagttcagcagccgccactaatcaaatgccgaacgttcgggttcggatcaacacGAACCCGAacttggtttgctcatctctaatcattacaaTGTCAAAGTTCAAACTGATTGATCCCGCCGATTGCTAGATGGAGCTTGTACTCTATTCATCTCAGGAGTCAGACACCATAGACCTACTACAGAAACTACTCCTGCATtgatagggtatgtgcacactacggaatcctgactCCATTTACTTTTAGATATAAATGTTTTGGTCTCAAGGTGAATGTGCACCAAGTTTTTTTGCATGACCAAAGAAAACATAGGAAGACTTTTAGTGGTTTACCTGAGGCACCTTTGAAGCACAGCTTTTTCTTCTGGTAAGCTATAAAACTTGATACCGCCCCGACTGCTGCCACAGCCACCGCACTGACAACGCCGGCCAATACACTCTGATTGCCTGTAATGTACACAACAATGAAGGTTATTACTGAAAGTGCATAGAGATCAGTGCATGTACACCGCTCTCAGGGTATGCTCATACAGTGTGGAGAAGTCTTCTGCATTAGACTTGTGTGTGAAGATTCCTCAGGGTATAAGTAGCAGCAAAAAACTGAGATTTGCAGAAATCTGCAATAAAACTGCACAAAATTCAACTTGTGGTGTAAATATTAAATCCATAGCATGCCAATTTATGTTGTGGATACGCTGTGGATTTATGGTGGATTTTCCCCACTGACTTTACAGGGAAAGAAAATTTTTGCAATAAATCTACCGTGTTGCAGATTTTAAAAGGGACAGGGGTGTAATCTTGTTGGGAAAGGCCAGATAAATAATCTGCTCTGTTAATTTCAGTACAGCCTAGgtcatatattaaccccttaaggtcaaagccaattttcgtttttgcactttttccattttatgtttaaaagtccatagcgcttgcattttttcacctagagacttatttgagtgcttattttttgcgaaaccaattgtagtttgcaatgacaggcattatttttccataaaatatgctgcgaaaccggaaaaaaatcatttgcgctgtcaaattgaaaaaaagaaaacaaatttgttttgatttcggggagttttgcatttacgccgttcgccctatggtaaaactgacttgttatgcatgttcctcaagtcgttacgattacaacgatatataacatgtataacttttatattatgtgatggcttttaaaaaattcaaaccattgttaacaaacatacgttccttaaaatcgctctattcccaggcttatagcgcttttatcctttggtctatggggctgtgtcaggtgtcattttttgcgccatgatgtgttctttctatcggtaccttgatagcgcatatacgactttttgatcactttttattaaaaaattttctggatttcatgcgacctaaattgcgcaattttgcactttggaatttttttgcgcttacgccatttaccgtgcgagatcaggaatgtgattaattaatagttcaggcgattacgtgcgcagcgatagcaaacatgtttatttatttgtttatttaataatttatatttataaaatgggaaaaggggggtgatttggacttttattaggggaggggattttttattaataaaaacacttttttacttttatttttacataaactagaagcccccctgggggacttgtatatacacagcactgatctctcatagagatcaatgctgtgtatatacacagcaaagatccattagatcggtcatagattactatggcctgctgcaggccatagcaatctattgccgagccgggatcagcatcattccgacgctgaggcccgggccggccataAGAACGGATctgtgccactagacaccagggatgtgcaatacaaagcactttaatgcagctgtcaggtttgacagctgcattgaagtgcttaattagccggcgcggcaacaggacccgcgctggctaatagcggcagattgcagccgggatcggtgccgttcagagcagggtcccggtgggaccccgctctgaacaccccctgcggcaccatgacgtaccaggtacgtcatgggtcgctaaggggttaatagacacTGCAGCACATTTTTTCAAGTGTCCTCctcacttaaaaaataaaaaatgtgaaaagttttgatctctAGGTTTGATGAGAGTCCTACCCAGTCACGTCTTTTCAAATGTTTCTGATGCCTTGGTCagggtaaaaaattatcttttaatctgcagcagccgagtcaatgaggtgtggcttacagcatccatgccctaggccagagacgcctcttctttcttcctccccaccctccttgcCGTTAGGTACAACCCTTAGATTTTTCCTATTCAccgcttgtctaaacagtgccacgcctcattgactcggctgctccagaataaaagatcattttttaccctatgggtccatttacacagaaatattatctgacagattatctgccaaagccaaagccaggaatggttttgaaaagaggagaaatctcagaatttcctttatgacctgatctctgtttatagtctgttcctggcattggcttcaaatctttggcagataatctttctgtgtaaacggaccctaactgaggcaccaggcacattttaaaaacACAAACTGGAAGGACTTGCTCTATTTAAAGGGACGGTcacagtggtttggggtgggtggGCTTGCAGATATAGTATCGCTTTGATATAGAATCCATCTCCTGCAGTAAGATGGCGAGAGCAGCGCTCAGTTATTAGCGCTCCCTGCTCGTTTCAGCACCAGTCATTGGGGTTCTAACAACCAGACCTtgaccaataaaaacttctgACGTGTCTTCATGATATTATTCtatttttaaatgacaggtacactttaaaatgtaATTTGCCGAATCTGCAATAGGGTCTACAGTGAAAAATTCACAACAAATCCACAAGTTTTTTCCACTGCAGATTTAATCTTGGAAGCCCTATGGATTTTCCTATTTGAAGAATAAACAGTATTTGTGCTACGTGTAGTTGTAGCCTTACAATTTACTCTCTTGGCATAAGGAAAACATGTTCCTTGCTCCTTTATGTATCTTACTATAGTAACCACAACCTGCATTTTATTAGCAGCTTTCTTGAGACTAATAGATAATCACAAGCCACCTTCATAATTCAGAGAATCTGCACCGTAAAAAGGTGCTGGGGCAAGTTACATAACCCAAAAGGGGCTGtgttattttaggttttttttgtttttttaaggagggggggggggtgtcaatgAGTACAATGTAATTTACACCCAATTCCcaagcagtttctgaaatggcatTACCTTCTTGACCCTGTTCTGCTCCACCTATAAAGTAAGAAAATATTTGGCAATTAATGTAAGTTCAATCGTTAAATCCTCTGTTGGTCCGGTACTTTCCAAGTGAGATGCAAAGCAAATTCCAATAAGCATGCATGATACAGTATGGTGGAAGAGCATAGGCTGAATGAAGGAGAAAGCCATGATTGTTAGTGCATGCAAATTGATAAGTTATGTAGCTTACTCTTGGAAGTTTCTATATTTGCCCCTAAAGAAAGTATGCCCCTAAAGGTAAGATCCACCTGGTGACACTTTAAAACACCATATTGAGGAATTCTTTTCTCAGCAATTCCCAAAAACAGAAATGTCTTTATATGCAGGCTTCCCAAATTCCTGCAGAgtattatatatttttctattttgaCCTTAttggaccttaaaggagaagtccagcaattttttcattttgcaGGGGGGAGCGACCACACATTGAACAAAtcattactcacctctccccgtgcctttgCAGTGcttaaccagtcagtgactagggaggAGCACTTCTGCATTCACCGctaagcgggcaatccatcagccaggtcaggtATTACACCCCCCCAACCGAgcagagacaacatcgggactcAGGGTAATTGCCTTGCAGGGGGTGTCATGGAGCCTGTGCTGTGGTGCTTCGGGGACATGAGAAGAGGtgtaagtagtgattgtttattattttctttttctagcggacaaatttttaaaaaaagccagacttctcctttaaacatgatCTCCATATTATCTCTGGAGAATGCAAGGTGATGTACAAGATGCCTGCAGGGTGGTGGTAAGGAATTATTACCCGCATGCTCCTGCTTGTAGGGAAGGTGGGGGGATTCTGATAATATTTCACAAGGGTTTTGCTGCTAAAGTAATTCCACACTACCATATTAAAGTGTCTCAAAAGAAAAGAAGGGAAATAACAGTTTTTAGAGCCTTGAAGACGGAAGttcatatactatacagtgatGAGGAGAAGCAGACATACCAGCGGATGGTTGCATTGAACGACCTAGCAAAAGTTGCAAgtaaaaatatatacacattacaaaaaaaataaataaaaaaaaaatcacccaaaaATACATGAAAGTATTCAATATCTGAAACATCCAGCTTCTGGCTGTACAAGGTTTTGTGATGTTCATGATATAAAGTGGTTGTATATATTAACAACATCAATGGGTGTCTTAAAAGGGTACTCATGGCTTTTAAAATGACAGACACTTTGATGGAAGGGGGCTGGGTCCTGAGACCCCTACTGA includes:
- the CD99 gene encoding CD99 antigen, encoding MKPQPDQGGGEGGLDFGDRDLGDGGFADPHGQDDRPSGHDNKPHGRSMQPSAGGAEQGQEGNQSVLAGVVSAVAVAAVGAVSSFIAYQKKKLCFKGASEDPENVNMESHKGDQDPQAQSNLLAK